Genomic segment of Streptomyces alboniger:
CGATCTGGCTGAGGGTGAGCTGCGTACGCGCCACAAGACCGATGAGCCGCACGAACGCTGCGGTTCCGTCGAAGACGCTGCTGAACTCGGGCACGATGAACCCGCCACGCCCGTCGCCGCCGAAGATCGTCGACTCTCCGCGCCCCACCCTCGTCAGGTCGTCCGGCGACGTGGTCGTCCAGTCCACCTGGGTGCCGTGGTAAGCGGCCACCTGCTCGGCGATGCGCGTCGTCGTCACCGGCAGCGCCACACGCCCGCTGCGCCGCTCGGCGGCCACCAGGTCCAGCATGACCAGCAGGGCCCGGTCGTCCTCGACGATCCGCCCCTTCTCGTCAACGAGCGACAGCCGCTCGCCCACGGGGTCGAACCGCACGCCGAAGGCCGCCCGCGCCGATGCCACGATCTCGCCGAGCCGCACCAAGCCGGACCTGCGCGTATCGGCGGTCTCGGTAGGCCGCGACTCGTCGAGCCCGGGGTTGATCGTCAACGCGTCCACGCCGAGCTTCCCCAGCAGGCTCGGCAGCACGAGGCCGGCGCTACCGTTGGACGCGTCGACGACGACCTTCAGCTCCGACTCGGCGATACCCGTGGTGTCGACGTTCCGCAGCAGCGAACCGGTGTACGAGTCGAACACGCTGGACGGGAAGTGCAGGTCCCCGATCTCCCCGGGGAAGGCCCGCCGGTACTCCTGGCGCGCGTAGACCCGGTCCAGCTTCCGCTGGCTGGCCTGCGACAGGTCCGCTCCCTCCCCGTCGAAGAACATGATGTCGACGGAGTCCGGCACCCCGGGTGTCGTCCGGATCATGATTCCGCCGGCGCTGCCCCGGGCCGTCTGCTGCCGCGCGACGGGCAGTGGCACGTTCTCCAGGTCGCGTACGTCGATGGCGCTGGCCTGCAACGCCGAGATCACCGCCCGCTTGAGCGCACGGGCGCCTCGCGAGTGGTCACGCGCGGTGGTGACGGTCGACCCCTTCTTCAGAGTCGTCGCATACGCTCCCGCGAGCCGCACGGCGAGTTCCGGCGTGATCTCCACGTTCAGGATCCCGGACACCCCGCGGGCGCCGAACAGGTGCGCCTGACCGCGGGACTCCCAGATGACGGACGTGTTGACGAACGCGCCGGCCTCGATCGTCTTGAACGGATAGACCCGTACATTGCCCTGGATGATCGATTCTTCACCGACGAGGCACTCGTCGCCGATCACCGCACCGTCCTCGATGCGGGCGGCACGCATGATGTCGGTGTTCTTCCCGATGACACAGCCGCGCAGATTGCTGTGCTGGCCGATATAGACGTTGTCGTGGACGACGGCCTTGTGCAGGAACGCCCCGTCCTTCACCACGACGTTCGAGCCCACCACCGTGTGCTCACGGATCTCGACGTTCGCCTCGACCTTGGCGTAGTCCCCGATGTACAGGGGCCCGCGCAGCACGGCGTCAGGGTGCACCTCGGCGCCCTCCGCGACCCACACTCCGGGCGAGATCTCGAAGCCGTCGATCTCGACGTCGACCTTGCCCTCAAGGACGTCGGCCTGCGCCTTGCCATAGCTCTCGTGGGTGCCGACGTCTTCCCAGTAGCCCTCGGCGATGTAGCCGTAGACGGGCTTGCCTTCCTTCATGAGCTGCGGGAAGACATCTCCGGACCAGTCGACCGGCACATCGGCCTCGACGTAGTCGAACACCTCGGGCTCCATCACGTAGATGCCCGTGTTCACCGTGTCGGAGAAGACCTGCCCCCAGGTCGGCTTCTCGAGGAAGCGCTCGACCTTGCCTTCCTCGTCGACGATGGTGATGCCGAATTCCAGCGGATTGGGTACGCGCGTCAAGCAGACGGTGACCAGCGCACCCTTTTCCTTGTGGAAGTTAATCAGCTCGGTGAGGTCGAAATCGGTCAGCGCGTCACCGGAGATCACGAGGAAGGCGTCGTCCTTCAGCGCTTCCTCGGCGTTCTTGACGCTGCCGGCGGTTCCGAGCGGCTTCTCCTCGTTGGCATAGGTGAGCTCCATCCCGAGCTCTTCGCCGTCGCCGAAGTAGTTCTTGACGAGCGATGCCAAGAACTGCACTGTTACCACGGTCTCGGTCAGACCATGCCTCTTCAGCAGGCGCAGCACATGCTCCATGATCGGCCGGTTGGCCACGGGCAGGAGCGGCTTGGGCATGCTAGAGGTCATGGGGCGAAGGCGAGTGCCTTCGCCGCCGGCCATTACGACGGCCTTCATGTCGGAAACGTCCTCCTCAATAGACGACGATCTAGCCGACTCAGCCCGCCGAGTTGGTCCCGTATATGTCAGCCACGGGCCTACGCGCCTCTACGGTCACCGAATCAGCAAGCTCAATCGGCCATGTTGTCCACCTTGACAAGTCGGCGGACCTGAACCACATACAGGATCCCTGCCCACCAGTACAGCGTTGTACCCCATCCGGCGAACGCCCATCCGAAAATAGCAGCGATCGATGCAAGCCAGTCGCTGCCATCGCTCAGCAGCAGTAGTGGAAAGGCGTACATCAGGTTGAAGGTGGCGGCCTTGCCCAGGAAGTTCACCTGCGGAGGGGGATAGCCGTGGCGCCTGAGGATCCAGACCATCACCAGCAGGACCAACTCGCGCAGCAGGAGCACCGCGGTCAGCCAGAGCGGAAGAATCTCCCGCCACGTCAGACCGAGCAGCGTCGAGAGGATATAGAGCCGGTCCGCCGCGGGATCGAGCAGCCTGCCGAGGTTGCTGATCTGGTTCCAGCGCCGCGCGAGCTTCCCGTCGAGGTAATCACTGATCCCACTGAGCGCGAGCACCAGGAGCGCCCACCCATCGCTGTTGGGACCTCCGAACTCCGGCCTGAGGATCAACCACAGGAAGAGGGGCACGCCGGCGAGACGCGCCATGCTGAGGATGTTCGGGATGGTGAGGACACGGTCCGTCTGGACGCGCGTCTCCTGGACCTCCACCCGGGGGCCTCCTGTGGGAAAAGAACCGATGATGCCCCCTGACCTTACCCTCAGTTGACGCAGGGTGGTGCGGAGGGGTGGCTGGGCACTACGCCCGGAAAACAAAAAAGCCGTGGCCCCTGGAATTGAATCCAGGGACCACGGCTATAAAAGAAGTTCGGCGGCGTCCTACTCTCCCACAGGGTCCCCCCTGCAGTACCATCGGCGCTATGAGGCTTAGCTTCCGGGTTCGGAATGTAACCGGGCGTTTCCCTCATGCTATGACCACCGAAACACTATGAAACTGTCAACCGCACCGCACGTGACCATGTACGGGGTTGTTCGTGGTTTCAGAACCAACACAGTGGACGCGAGCAACTGAGGACAAGCCCTCGGCCTATTAGTACCAGTCACCTCCACCCGTTACCGGGCTTCCAGATCTGGCCTATCAACCCAGTCGTCTACTGGGAGCCTTAACCCCTCAAAGGGGGTGGGAATACTCATCTCGAAGCAGGCTTCCCGCTTAGATGCTTTCAGCGGTTATCCTTTCCGAACGTAGCCAACCAGCCATGCCCTTGGCAGGACAACTGGCACACCAGAGGTTCGTCCGTCCCGGTCCTCTCGTACTAGGGACAGCCCTTCTCAATATTCCTACGCGCACAGAGGATAGGGACCGAACTGTCTCACGACGTTCTAAACCCAGCTCGCGTACCGCTTTAATGGGCGAACAGCCCAACCCTTGGGACCGACTCCAGCCCCAGGATGCGACGAGCCGACATCGAGGTGCCAAACCATCCCGTCGATATGGACTCTTGGGGAAGATCAGCCTGTTATCCCCGGGGTACCTTTTATCCGTTGAGCGACGGCGCTTCCACAAGCCACCGCCGGATCACTAGTCCCGACTTTCGTCCCTGCTCGACCCGTCGGTCTCACAGTCAAGCTCCCTTGTGCACTTACACTCAACACCTGATTACCAACCAGGCTGAGGGAACCTTTGGGCGCCTCCGTTACTCTTTGGGAGGCAACCGCCCCAGTTAAACTACCCATCAGACACTGTCCCTGATCCGGATCACGGACCGAGGTTAGACATCCAGCACGACCAGAGTGGTATTTCAACGGCGACTCCACGAACACTGGCGTGCCCGCTTCAAAGTCTCCCACCTATCCTACACAAGCCGAACCGAACACCAATATCAAACTGTAGTAAAGGTCCCGGGGTCTTTCCGTCCTTCTGCGCGAAACGAGCATCTTTACTCGTAGTGCAATTTCACCGGGCCTATGGTTGAGACAGTCGAGAAGTCGTTACGCCATTCGTGCAGGTCGGAACTTACCCGACAAGGAATTTCGCTACCTTAGGATGGTTATAGTTACCACCGCCGTTTACTGGCGCTTAAGTTCTCAGCTTCGCACACCCGAAAGTGCACTAACCGGTCCCCTTAACGTTCCAGCACCGGGCAGGCGTCAGTCCGTATACATCGCCTTACGGCTTCGCACGGACCTGTGTTTTTAGTAAACAGTCGCTTCTCGCTGGTCTCTGCGGCCACCCCCAGCTCACGGAGTAAATCCGATCACCAGTGATGGCCCCCCTTCTCCCGAAGTTACGGGGGCATTTTGCCGAGTTCCTTAACCATAGTTCACCCGAACGCCTCGGTATTCTCTACCTGACCACCTGAGTCGGTTTAGGGTACGGGCCGCCATGAAACTCGCTAGAGGCTTTTCTCGACAGCATAGGATCATCCACTTCACCACAATCGGCTCGGCATCAGGTCTCAGCCTTAATGTGCGACGGATTTACCTATCACACGGCCTACACCCTTACCCCGGGACAACCACCGCCCGGGCTGGACTACCTTCCTGCGTCACCCCATCACTCACCTACTACCACCTTGGGTCAGCGGCTCCACCACTTCCCTCAACTCCGAAGAGATCAGGACGGCTTCACGGCCTTAGCATTAATGGGCTCGATGTTTGACGCTTCACAGCGGGTACCGGAATATCAACCGGTTATCCATCGACTACGCCTGTCGGCCTCGCCTTAGGTCCCGACTTACCCTGGGCAGATCAGCTTGACCCAGGAACCCTTAGTCAATCGGCGCACACGTTTCTCACGTATGTATCGCTACTCATGCCTGCATTCTCACTCGTGAACCGTCCACCACTGCCTTCCGGCGCAGCTTCACCCGGCACACGACGCTCCCCTACCCATCCCAGCAGGCGTTGGCCCTATATGCTGGAATGACACGACTTCGGCGGTACGCTTGAGCCCCGCTACATTGTCGGCGCGGAATCACTAGACCAGTGAGCTATTACGCACTCTTTCAAGGGTGGCTGCTTCTAAGCCAACCTCCTGGTTGTCTCTGCGACTCCACATCCTTTCCCACTTAGCGTACGCTTAGGGGCCTTAGTCGATGCTCTGGGCTGTTTCCCTCTCGACCATGGAGCTTATCCCCCACAGTCTCACTGCCGTGCTCTCACTTACCGGCATTCGGAGTTTGGCTAAGGTCAGTAACCCGGTAGGGCCCATCGCCTATCCAGTGCTCTACCTCCGGCAAGAAACACACGACGCTGCACCTAAATGCATTTCGGGGAGAACCAGCTATCACGGAGTTTGATTGGCCTTTCACCCCTAACCACAGGTCATCCCCCAGGTTTTCAACCCTGGTGGGTTCGGTCCTCCACGACCTCTTACAGCCGCTTCAACCTGCCCATGGCTAGATCACTCCGCTTCGGGTCTTGAGCGCGCTACTAAACCGCCCTATTCGGACTCGCTTTCGCTACGGCTTCCCCACACGGGTTAACCTCGCAACACACCGCAAACTCGCAGGCTCATTCTTCAAAAGGCACGCAGTCACGAGACACCAAGCAAGCTTGATGTCCGACGCTCCCACGGCTTGTAGGCACACGGTTTCAGGTACTATTTCACTCCGCTCCCGCGGTACTTTTCACCATTCCCTCACGGTACTATCCGCTATCGGTCACCAGGGAATATTTAGGCTTAACGGGTGGTCCCGCCAGATTCACACGGGATTTCTCGGGCCCCGTGCTACTTGGGTGTCTCTCAAACGAGCCGCTGATGTTTCGACTACGGGGGTCTTACCCTCTACGCCGGACCTTTCGCATGTCCTTCGCCTACATCAACGGTTTCTGACTCGTCTCACAGCCGGCAGACTGTGAAAGAGAGATCCCACAACCCCGCATACGCAACCCCTGCCGGGTCTCACACGTATACGGTTTGGCCTCATCCGGTTTCGCTCGCCACTACTCCCGGAATCACGGTTGTTTTCTCTTCCTGCGGGTACTGAGATGTTTCACTTCCCCGCGTTCCCTCCACACTGCCTATGTGTTCAGCAGCGGGTGACAGCCCATGACGACTGCCGGGTTTCCCCATTCGGAAACCCCCGGATCAAAGCCTGGTTGACGACTCCCCGGGGACTATCGTGGCCTCCCACGTCCTTCATCGGTTCCTGGTGCCAAGGCATCCACCGTGCGCCCTTAAAAACTTGGCCACAGATGCTCGCGTCCACTGTGCAGTTCTCAAACAACGACCAACCACCCATCACCCCACCAGCAAAACCAGTGAGTGTACTGGGGTCGGCATCCCGAAGGACAGGCTTGACAGCCCGTACCTTCAGATACCCAACAGCGTGCCCGACCGAGTCCCGTCCGAAGATCATGCTTTCCACGCCCCGAAGAGCAGTACTTGCAGCCTCCGACCCGTGAACCAGGCCGAGTAGTCAACGTTCCACCCATGAGCAACCACCGTCGATCGTTTGCCGACGTAGTGGCCTCTGAACCAAGCAAGCTTGGCTTAGAAGTGCTCCTTAGA
This window contains:
- a CDS encoding mannose-1-phosphate guanyltransferase, whose product is MKAVVMAGGEGTRLRPMTSSMPKPLLPVANRPIMEHVLRLLKRHGLTETVVTVQFLASLVKNYFGDGEELGMELTYANEEKPLGTAGSVKNAEEALKDDAFLVISGDALTDFDLTELINFHKEKGALVTVCLTRVPNPLEFGITIVDEEGKVERFLEKPTWGQVFSDTVNTGIYVMEPEVFDYVEADVPVDWSGDVFPQLMKEGKPVYGYIAEGYWEDVGTHESYGKAQADVLEGKVDVEIDGFEISPGVWVAEGAEVHPDAVLRGPLYIGDYAKVEANVEIREHTVVGSNVVVKDGAFLHKAVVHDNVYIGQHSNLRGCVIGKNTDIMRAARIEDGAVIGDECLVGEESIIQGNVRVYPFKTIEAGAFVNTSVIWESRGQAHLFGARGVSGILNVEITPELAVRLAGAYATTLKKGSTVTTARDHSRGARALKRAVISALQASAIDVRDLENVPLPVARQQTARGSAGGIMIRTTPGVPDSVDIMFFDGEGADLSQASQRKLDRVYARQEYRRAFPGEIGDLHFPSSVFDSYTGSLLRNVDTTGIAESELKVVVDASNGSAGLVLPSLLGKLGVDALTINPGLDESRPTETADTRRSGLVRLGEIVASARAAFGVRFDPVGERLSLVDEKGRIVEDDRALLVMLDLVAAERRSGRVALPVTTTRIAEQVAAYHGTQVDWTTTSPDDLTRVGRGESTIFGGDGRGGFIVPEFSSVFDGTAAFVRLIGLVARTQLTLSQIDARIPRAHVLRRDLATPWAVKGLVMRRVVEEAGDRFVDTTDGVRVVEADGRWVLVLPDPAEAVTHLWAEGPDDASAQALLDEWAAVVDSAGR
- a CDS encoding CDP-alcohol phosphatidyltransferase family protein — encoded protein: MEVQETRVQTDRVLTIPNILSMARLAGVPLFLWLILRPEFGGPNSDGWALLVLALSGISDYLDGKLARRWNQISNLGRLLDPAADRLYILSTLLGLTWREILPLWLTAVLLLRELVLLVMVWILRRHGYPPPQVNFLGKAATFNLMYAFPLLLLSDGSDWLASIAAIFGWAFAGWGTTLYWWAGILYVVQVRRLVKVDNMAD